In the Flavobacteriales bacterium genome, GACAGCGCCTTGGTCTCACCGGCGGGGGCGATGGCGGTCGCAGGCGCCACGGCGGTCGCCTTCTCGGGGCTGGCCGGGGCGACGGCAGTGGCCTTGTCGGTGGCCACCTTGTCGGTGGTGGTGCTTTGTGCGGAGGCCGTGGCCAGGAAGGCCAGGGAGGCCGCGATGCTCAGGAGGATGCGCATGGAATGGGGTCTGATTTGAACGCAAGGTAAGCCATTCGTGTGCCGGAAGGTGCGTGGACCTGTTAAGGGTTGTGAACCTCAGGCCCTGCGCCGCTGTTCCAAAGGGAGCGTCTATCTTTCCGCTCGACCAACCCCACGTCCATGGATCGTCGCAACTTCCTGCTCGCGGGCTGCAAGGCCTGCGCCGCGCTGGCCGCCGTGCCCGCCCTGGCCTCCCTCGAAAGCTGTTCCTCCGGCAAGACCGCGGCAGCCGGCTCCTCCGCGTCGGCCGCGCTGGCCGTGGAGAACGGCGTGCTCAGCATCCCGATGTCCAGCCTGTCCAACGGCGTGGGCCTCGTGAGCGCCAAAGGCTTGGGCGACAAGCT is a window encoding:
- a CDS encoding Rieske (2Fe-2S) protein, which gives rise to MDRRNFLLAGCKACAALAAVPALASLESCSSGKTAAAGSSASAALAVENGVLSIPMSSLSNGVGLVSAKGLGDKLYISKGADGTYKALVLNCPHKGGPVKPDGDKLVCGWHGSAFDMDGQVTKGPSQQGLKTYPVEVAGDVLKVKVA